In Pedobacter sp. WC2423, the following are encoded in one genomic region:
- a CDS encoding Fic family protein: MLVIEGLQIIPTDLLDQYKDIVSEEALFTAFNQLEDAPLSTDEFSFYTSVASVYSSKIEGEVIELDSYIKHKRFHIEFQPDYTRKIDDLYLAYQFASENRPDKETFAEMHSLLARHIVSTNWLGKFRNQNMFVTTKDGRIEYVAASPFEVPSEMDKLYTDLEILLNTELTISETFFFASMIHLVFVKIHPWNDGNGRSGRLFEKWFLAQKLGNKAWFIQSEKYYYMQHEIYYSNIRVLGLEYQDLEYSKALSFLLMLPKSVTEKE, encoded by the coding sequence ATGCTGGTAATTGAGGGTTTACAAATCATACCTACAGATCTGCTGGATCAATATAAGGATATTGTTTCCGAAGAGGCATTGTTTACCGCATTCAACCAATTGGAAGATGCGCCGCTTTCCACAGATGAGTTTAGCTTTTATACTTCTGTAGCCTCTGTTTATTCCAGCAAAATTGAAGGGGAAGTTATAGAGCTGGATTCTTACATCAAACACAAACGTTTTCACATTGAATTTCAGCCTGATTACACTCGTAAAATAGACGATCTGTATCTTGCTTATCAATTTGCTTCAGAAAACAGACCAGACAAAGAAACGTTTGCAGAAATGCATTCCCTTTTAGCCAGACACATTGTATCTACAAACTGGCTGGGAAAGTTCAGGAATCAGAATATGTTTGTAACGACAAAAGATGGACGTATTGAATACGTAGCCGCCTCTCCTTTTGAAGTGCCGTCTGAAATGGATAAATTGTACACTGATCTGGAGATATTATTGAATACTGAACTCACAATATCAGAGACTTTCTTTTTTGCCAGCATGATCCATCTAGTATTTGTAAAAATACATCCTTGGAACGATGGCAACGGGCGCAGTGGACGTTTGTTTGAGAAATGGTTTCTTGCTCAGAAATTAGGAAATAAAGCTTGGTTTATCCAGTCCGAGAAATATTACTATATGCAACATGAAATTTACTATAGCAATATAAGAGTATTAGGACTTGAATATCAGGATTTGGAATATTCAAAAGCGTTATCATTCTTATTGATGCTACCAAAATCTGTGACTGAGAAAGAATAA
- a CDS encoding SDR family oxidoreductase gives MKKTVLITGASSGFGKASAKLFQNQGWNVIAAMRSPEKEDELKDSENLHLVKLDVTDLESIKKSVEQGLEKFGKIDVLINSAGYGLIGVFESSDEAQIQKQFEVNVFGLMNMTKAILPAMRKQKKGVIINISSFGGVTASPFTSLYNSSKFAVEGFSEALYFELSSFGISVKIVEPGSVATNFRNGMEMIQNTIEDYNQELATFIPKFTKRTEHLANATTEEVSDTIFEAATDGQSKLRYSIGDDAKFYIDLKNQNSEEDFLRGMQE, from the coding sequence ATGAAAAAGACAGTATTGATAACAGGGGCATCATCAGGATTTGGAAAAGCGTCCGCAAAATTGTTTCAAAACCAGGGCTGGAATGTCATCGCTGCTATGCGTTCTCCTGAAAAGGAAGACGAATTAAAGGATAGTGAAAATCTACATTTGGTAAAACTGGATGTTACAGATTTGGAAAGTATTAAAAAATCAGTTGAACAAGGACTAGAAAAGTTCGGTAAGATTGACGTTCTCATCAACAGTGCAGGTTACGGTTTGATAGGCGTTTTCGAATCGTCGGACGAAGCTCAGATTCAAAAACAATTTGAAGTCAATGTTTTCGGCTTGATGAATATGACTAAAGCCATTTTACCGGCGATGAGAAAACAAAAAAAAGGAGTTATCATCAATATTTCATCTTTTGGAGGTGTGACAGCCAGTCCTTTTACAAGTTTATACAACAGTTCGAAATTTGCCGTCGAAGGTTTTTCTGAAGCATTATATTTTGAATTGTCATCTTTTGGAATTTCCGTAAAAATTGTAGAACCCGGAAGCGTTGCGACCAATTTCAGAAACGGAATGGAAATGATTCAGAATACGATCGAAGATTACAATCAAGAATTGGCGACTTTCATTCCAAAGTTTACAAAACGTACGGAACATTTAGCAAATGCTACAACCGAAGAAGTTTCAGATACTATTTTTGAGGCAGCAACAGATGGTCAATCCAAATTGAGATACAGTATTGGGGATGATGCAAAGTTCTATATCGATTTGAAAAATCAAAATTCTGAAGAAGATTTTTTAAGAGGTATGCAGGAATAA
- a CDS encoding glycerophosphodiester phosphodiesterase family protein — protein MRKLKNLKSALFLSVAMGTILVFVSMKTIVPRLKPGVFYTVGHRGTRGLMPENTIQAMKKAIDLGSNTIEFDIHITKDGQVIVYHDNSFNPEYTLLPGGKEFTEADRKQYTFYQMNYADIRKFIIGEKKYSSFPQQKQVACYTPLLSELIDSVETYTKTNKLPGVNYLIEIKSNPLTDGFEQPVPEIMVDKMMAVINTKEISKRFIIQSFDIRPLKVMHQKYPEIPVGLLTWDRKISMAENLSNMGFSPDFYNPHYGMVTPELIDSCHKKGMLIVPWTVNEIADMQRIKKLKVDGIITDYPNFFSDLLK, from the coding sequence ATGAGAAAATTAAAAAATCTGAAATCTGCTTTATTCTTATCCGTTGCAATGGGTACAATCCTGGTGTTTGTGAGTATGAAAACTATTGTGCCCCGATTGAAACCGGGCGTATTTTATACTGTAGGTCATCGTGGTACACGTGGTTTGATGCCTGAAAATACTATTCAAGCGATGAAAAAAGCAATTGATCTGGGTAGTAATACTATAGAATTTGATATACATATCACGAAAGATGGTCAGGTTATCGTATACCATGATAACTCGTTTAATCCTGAATATACGCTTTTGCCGGGCGGTAAAGAATTTACTGAAGCAGACCGTAAGCAGTATACCTTTTACCAAATGAATTATGCAGATATCCGCAAGTTTATCATCGGTGAAAAAAAATATTCGTCTTTTCCACAACAAAAGCAAGTGGCGTGTTATACACCTCTTCTAAGTGAATTGATTGATTCTGTAGAAACATATACCAAAACCAATAAACTTCCCGGAGTTAATTATTTGATAGAGATTAAGTCTAATCCGTTGACTGATGGTTTTGAACAGCCTGTCCCTGAGATTATGGTAGATAAGATGATGGCTGTAATCAATACCAAAGAAATAAGTAAAAGGTTTATCATCCAATCTTTTGATATACGTCCGTTAAAAGTAATGCATCAAAAATATCCTGAAATCCCTGTGGGGCTATTAACATGGGACCGTAAAATCAGTATGGCTGAAAATCTGTCTAATATGGGATTCAGTCCTGATTTTTATAATCCTCACTATGGGATGGTTACTCCGGAGCTAATTGATTCCTGCCATAAGAAAGGTATGCTGATAGTTCCGTGGACAGTGAATGAAATTGCTGATATGCAGCGGATAAAAAAGCTTAAAGTGGATGGGATTATAACTGATTATCCAAACTTTTTTTCTGATCTTTTGAAGTAA
- a CDS encoding HD family phosphohydrolase: MAKIKKNSHKILYRKYSSNIKYIMMVLTVLIITFFLPKQPRFRYEFQKGKVWLNKDLVSPFSFAILKTNPQVTTDKQDALENVLPIYRYSPELYTAVEEAYSNEFDVKWRGNAFPEEEKTPNKIASLKLLKSIYEKGIIAVNPKHQKGRKYYDISLLNNNISKTISTQDAFTVQTALDYFNTTFTSTKVKEKEVVMNLVEDHLQPNIVFDEKLTAIVQNNTINSLSTTRGMVQKGELIIAKNNVIDDEVFQKLQSFKETYEAQTKTIGDSKLVYLGQILLVGFILSLLMVFLSMFRKDIFSDNRQLSLLLLIITMLLLALTWSIKLNLPSLYYIPFCIVPIIIRILFDTRLALYLHLLVILIAGFFVPNSFEFVFYQVTAGMVAIYSIRNLIKREQLLLSALFILTAYFICFVGIALLRDGSFQEIEWMNFVPFIISVLLSLLAYPLIYAFERVFGITSDVALIELTNTNNKLLRELAFKAPGTFQHSLQVANLAEAAIFKIGGNSLLVRAGALYHDIGKIENPQYFIENQNTTLSPHDKLPYEQSAQIIIKHVHKGIEITRRHQLPESVIDFIRTHHGNTRVDYFYQSFLKNSPEKFVDENIFRYPGPIPFSKETGVLMLADSVEAASRSIKNPNAQNINDLVERIINYKLEQNQLDNCDLTLKDIETIKLIFKTMLMSIYHVRIDYLQNV, encoded by the coding sequence TTGGCTAAAATCAAAAAGAATTCCCATAAAATCCTTTACAGAAAGTATTCTTCTAATATTAAATATATTATGATGGTGCTGACTGTACTTATCATTACGTTCTTTTTACCTAAACAACCGCGTTTCAGGTATGAATTTCAAAAGGGTAAAGTTTGGTTGAACAAAGACCTTGTCTCTCCATTTAGTTTCGCCATTTTGAAGACTAATCCGCAGGTTACCACAGATAAACAGGACGCATTGGAGAACGTTCTTCCAATTTACCGGTACAGTCCTGAGCTATATACAGCAGTTGAAGAAGCTTATAGCAATGAGTTTGATGTAAAATGGCGTGGAAATGCTTTTCCTGAAGAAGAAAAAACACCGAATAAGATAGCCTCGCTTAAATTATTAAAAAGCATTTATGAAAAGGGAATTATAGCAGTCAATCCGAAGCATCAGAAAGGCCGCAAGTATTACGATATCTCGCTGTTAAATAATAATATTTCAAAGACAATCAGCACACAGGATGCATTTACGGTACAAACAGCGCTTGATTATTTCAATACAACTTTTACTTCGACTAAAGTCAAAGAAAAAGAGGTGGTGATGAACCTGGTTGAGGATCATTTACAACCGAACATTGTTTTTGATGAGAAGTTAACTGCAATTGTACAAAATAACACCATAAACAGCCTTTCTACGACTCGTGGAATGGTTCAAAAAGGAGAATTGATCATCGCTAAAAATAATGTGATTGATGATGAGGTATTTCAGAAGCTTCAATCTTTCAAAGAAACGTATGAAGCACAAACCAAGACTATTGGGGATAGCAAGTTAGTTTACCTGGGCCAGATCTTATTGGTAGGTTTTATCCTGAGTTTATTGATGGTCTTCCTTTCGATGTTCCGAAAAGATATTTTTAGTGATAACAGGCAGTTATCATTGTTATTATTGATCATTACCATGCTGCTGCTTGCACTGACCTGGTCTATCAAGCTTAACCTGCCTAGCCTTTATTATATCCCGTTCTGTATTGTTCCGATCATCATCAGGATATTATTTGATACACGCCTTGCCTTGTACCTGCATTTGCTTGTTATCCTGATAGCGGGCTTCTTTGTCCCTAATAGTTTTGAATTTGTCTTTTACCAGGTGACTGCGGGTATGGTTGCAATTTATAGTATCAGAAACCTCATCAAAAGAGAGCAATTGTTATTATCTGCTTTATTCATCTTAACGGCTTATTTTATCTGTTTTGTCGGAATCGCCTTATTAAGGGATGGTTCGTTCCAGGAAATTGAGTGGATGAACTTTGTTCCTTTCATTATCAGTGTACTTTTATCTTTATTAGCTTATCCGCTGATCTATGCTTTTGAGCGTGTATTCGGTATTACTTCTGATGTTGCATTAATCGAGCTGACAAACACAAATAACAAGCTATTAAGAGAGCTTGCATTTAAAGCCCCGGGTACATTCCAGCACTCGTTACAGGTAGCGAATTTAGCTGAAGCAGCAATCTTCAAAATCGGCGGAAATTCCCTGCTGGTCAGAGCTGGTGCTTTGTACCATGATATTGGTAAAATTGAGAATCCTCAATATTTTATAGAGAATCAGAATACAACCCTGAGCCCGCATGATAAATTACCTTACGAACAGAGCGCACAGATTATCATTAAGCACGTCCATAAAGGAATTGAAATTACCAGAAGACATCAATTGCCGGAAAGTGTGATTGACTTTATCAGAACGCACCATGGAAATACACGTGTAGATTATTTCTACCAGTCCTTCCTGAAGAATTCTCCAGAGAAATTTGTGGACGAAAATATCTTCCGTTACCCTGGTCCTATCCCTTTTTCTAAGGAAACAGGGGTGTTAATGCTGGCCGATTCGGTCGAAGCAGCCTCAAGAAGTATTAAAAATCCTAACGCCCAAAACATAAATGATCTGGTTGAACGCATCATTAATTACAAATTGGAACAAAATCAATTAGATAATTGCGATTTAACGTTAAAAGATATAGAAACTATAAAGCTGATATTCAAGACGATGCTTATGAGCATCTATCATGTGCGTATAGATTACCTACAAAATGTGTAA
- a CDS encoding cation:proton antiporter, with the protein MEQYLVILTIIGVGILGMAWMPSFTAKTKISYSIVYLLIGMLLYSIFDFLPAPNPRKHGEFTLHLTELVLIVSLMCTGLKIDQKFSFRTWIIPFRLITITMFLCIAAVVIIGIYYFKMPLSTSILLAAVLAPTDPVLATDVQVGDPNEQDRDNAKFSLTAEAGFNDGMAFPFVWLAIALAMTSGGDTSFLVTWALKHVFYQIIVGILCGFLLGKLLGYILFTLAEKYENFVTQDGFVSVAATLVVYGATEITHGYGFIAVFVAAITLRAYKRDHKYYNRLHAFSDQIERILVAIMLILFGGSLVRGIMNSLTWPMAAFGIVFIFVIRPLSGLIGLIGTKLKIQEKLVISFYGIRGMGSIYYLAFAFGTTFFKDQDALWSIIAFIVLISIVIHGITAGFTFRKLEQVLPEDNEIIAR; encoded by the coding sequence ATGGAGCAATATCTGGTTATACTTACAATTATAGGAGTAGGAATTCTTGGAATGGCCTGGATGCCCTCTTTTACTGCCAAAACCAAGATATCCTATTCAATCGTTTACCTCCTGATCGGTATGCTGCTTTACAGTATTTTTGATTTCCTGCCTGCTCCGAACCCAAGAAAACATGGTGAATTTACGCTTCACCTCACAGAACTGGTACTTATTGTCTCACTGATGTGCACAGGGCTGAAAATCGACCAGAAATTTTCATTCAGGACATGGATAATTCCGTTCAGACTGATCACCATTACCATGTTCCTTTGCATCGCAGCAGTTGTAATAATAGGTATCTATTATTTTAAAATGCCGCTATCTACTTCAATATTACTTGCTGCAGTGCTTGCACCTACCGACCCTGTATTAGCGACCGATGTGCAAGTAGGAGACCCCAATGAACAGGACCGTGACAATGCTAAATTTTCCCTTACTGCCGAAGCTGGTTTTAATGATGGCATGGCCTTTCCGTTTGTATGGCTTGCCATTGCGTTGGCCATGACCTCAGGAGGTGACACCTCCTTTTTAGTTACCTGGGCATTGAAACATGTGTTTTACCAGATTATTGTTGGTATACTTTGTGGATTCTTACTGGGTAAATTATTAGGTTATATACTCTTTACACTTGCTGAGAAATACGAAAATTTCGTCACTCAAGATGGCTTTGTGTCTGTCGCAGCAACGCTGGTTGTGTACGGTGCTACTGAAATTACTCATGGATATGGATTTATTGCTGTATTTGTTGCTGCAATCACACTTAGAGCTTACAAAAGAGATCATAAATATTATAATCGTTTGCATGCATTTTCAGATCAGATTGAAAGAATCCTTGTCGCCATTATGCTGATTCTCTTTGGAGGAAGTCTGGTACGTGGGATTATGAACAGTCTGACCTGGCCAATGGCAGCATTTGGGATTGTCTTTATCTTTGTTATCCGGCCATTGTCCGGGCTGATTGGGTTAATCGGCACAAAACTCAAAATCCAGGAGAAACTGGTTATCAGTTTCTATGGTATTCGTGGAATGGGATCTATTTATTATCTGGCTTTTGCTTTTGGAACTACCTTTTTTAAAGATCAGGATGCCCTTTGGTCAATTATAGCTTTTATTGTACTCATTTCTATTGTTATACATGGCATTACTGCTGGCTTTACCTTTAGAAAGCTTGAGCAAGTATTGCCTGAGGACAATGAAATAATTGCCAGATAA
- a CDS encoding carboxymuconolactone decarboxylase family protein gives MGKVTIFHLTVALVFIVSVSTSKAQKKDNRMAALNTHQQTLAAIAALTATGNLSELKSALNNGLDAGLTINEIKESLVQLYAYCGFPRSLNGMSTLMTVLAERKYKNIKDLEGKDATPVKDSNKYQSGKHNLQQLTGVDEKGPKTGVNAFAPVIDVFLKEHLFADIFNRDVLNYRQREFITISALAAMPGVEPQLKAHLLMGKNTGITDIQLADLANVIEINAGRTQANILRRLIDKPELPVVQSDMMVRISEIEILPEYLEEYKRILQEESSQSVKIEPGVISILPMYQKENPAQFRLLEIYASAAAYQSHLQSAHFKHYKTNTLKMVKTLKLVDMATLDPETIEFIFEKLK, from the coding sequence ATGGGAAAAGTTACTATTTTTCACTTAACAGTTGCACTCGTATTTATAGTATCTGTATCAACAAGTAAAGCACAGAAAAAAGATAATCGCATGGCGGCATTAAATACACATCAGCAAACCTTAGCTGCAATAGCAGCGCTAACCGCAACTGGAAATTTGTCAGAACTGAAATCTGCTTTGAACAACGGACTCGATGCAGGTCTTACTATCAATGAAATAAAGGAATCACTTGTACAATTGTACGCCTATTGTGGTTTTCCCAGAAGCCTGAATGGTATGAGTACATTGATGACCGTGTTAGCAGAAAGAAAGTATAAAAATATAAAGGATCTGGAAGGTAAAGACGCTACACCTGTAAAGGATAGCAATAAGTATCAATCGGGAAAGCATAATTTACAGCAATTGACAGGAGTTGATGAGAAAGGGCCCAAAACCGGAGTTAATGCTTTTGCACCAGTAATTGACGTTTTTTTGAAGGAGCACTTATTTGCTGATATCTTTAACCGTGATGTTTTGAATTACCGCCAGCGGGAGTTTATTACTATTTCAGCATTGGCCGCAATGCCAGGAGTAGAGCCTCAGTTGAAAGCTCATCTATTGATGGGTAAGAACACAGGTATAACTGATATACAGTTAGCGGATCTTGCCAATGTGATAGAAATAAACGCTGGCAGAACACAGGCAAATATTTTAAGAAGGCTGATTGATAAGCCTGAATTACCTGTCGTACAGTCTGATATGATGGTGAGGATATCTGAAATAGAAATTCTTCCAGAATATCTTGAAGAATATAAGCGTATTCTTCAAGAGGAATCATCACAGTCTGTGAAAATTGAGCCTGGTGTAATTTCGATCCTCCCGATGTACCAGAAAGAAAATCCAGCGCAGTTCAGGCTTTTGGAGATCTATGCCAGTGCGGCTGCTTATCAATCTCATTTGCAGTCAGCGCATTTCAAACATTACAAAACTAACACCTTAAAGATGGTGAAAACATTGAAGCTGGTAGATATGGCTACGCTGGATCCTGAAACGATTGAATTCATCTTTGAAAAACTAAAGTAA
- a CDS encoding helix-turn-helix domain-containing protein yields MPESFINIHSIAEFHRYYGLESPKHPLVSVIDLKKIKRKDMDSALHFHHLGLYAAVYKKFDGSFKYGRSDYDFQEGALMFIAPDQIIQTSSDTDAEIDEGWFLAFHPDFIYGSELGKKIRNYTFFDYSSNEALYVSEEEKKTLEVIISTIETEYSKNIDRHTQGLILNNIELLLNYCDRFYERQFLTRSKVSSDILQNFEQLLNHYFDDENLIDKGIPEVKYFAEKLYLSSNYLSDLLTKYSGKTTIEHIHLRLVDKAKNLLLGTSKSISEIAYELGFEHPSHFTKIFKTKTGLSPLYFRKNQN; encoded by the coding sequence ATGCCAGAATCATTCATCAATATTCATTCGATTGCAGAGTTTCATCGATATTACGGTCTTGAAAGTCCGAAACATCCTCTGGTAAGCGTTATCGACCTTAAAAAAATCAAAAGAAAAGATATGGATTCTGCCCTTCATTTTCATCATCTGGGTTTATATGCAGCTGTATACAAAAAATTTGACGGGAGCTTTAAATACGGCCGTTCAGATTATGATTTTCAGGAAGGTGCTTTGATGTTCATTGCGCCTGATCAGATAATACAGACAAGTTCTGATACTGATGCTGAGATTGACGAAGGATGGTTTCTGGCATTTCACCCTGATTTTATCTATGGTTCCGAATTGGGCAAAAAGATTCGGAACTATACTTTTTTCGACTACTCAAGCAATGAAGCACTGTACGTTTCTGAAGAGGAAAAGAAAACGCTTGAGGTAATAATTTCTACCATTGAAACAGAGTATTCAAAAAACATTGACCGGCACACACAAGGTTTGATTTTAAATAATATCGAGTTACTTCTCAACTATTGCGACCGCTTCTACGAAAGGCAGTTTTTGACGAGGTCAAAAGTGAGCAGCGATATTCTTCAGAATTTTGAACAGTTGCTCAATCACTATTTTGATGACGAAAATCTCATTGACAAAGGTATCCCCGAAGTGAAATATTTTGCAGAAAAACTTTATCTTTCATCTAACTATTTATCTGACCTTCTCACTAAATATTCCGGGAAAACTACGATTGAACATATTCATCTCAGGTTGGTTGATAAAGCAAAAAATCTGCTGCTTGGAACTTCAAAATCTATCAGCGAAATTGCTTATGAGCTTGGATTCGAACATCCTTCACATTTCACAAAAATATTTAAAACAAAAACAGGATTATCGCCACTTTATTTCAGGAAAAACCAGAATTGA
- a CDS encoding helix-turn-helix domain-containing protein produces the protein MKPITKLESVTHFNEERGQETLHPLVTLLDQTQSNPIRVHRFLSDLYIVFFKHEKCADIIYGRSPYDYQEESLLFIAPGQLAGFEEDGTVIQPNGWALAFHPDLIRGTNLGKTMRDYHFFSYDIREALHVSTREKQILLDCFGKIRDELAHPTDKHSRKLIVSNIELLLNYCERFYDRQFISRAYVNKDVLNKFEELIDNYFITDQRLAGFPTVAYCAEQLHLSPKYFGDLIKKETGQSAQEYIQNKVIAIAKERIFDTSKSIKEIAYEMGFKYPQHFTRMFKQHAGQSPQDFRSLN, from the coding sequence ATGAAACCAATAACGAAGCTTGAAAGTGTAACTCATTTTAATGAAGAAAGGGGGCAGGAAACTCTCCACCCCTTAGTTACCTTATTAGATCAAACCCAATCAAATCCAATAAGGGTACACCGCTTCTTATCAGATCTGTACATTGTTTTTTTTAAGCATGAAAAATGTGCTGACATAATCTATGGTCGCAGTCCATACGATTATCAAGAAGAATCGCTTCTGTTTATAGCACCAGGTCAGCTTGCGGGTTTTGAGGAGGACGGTACAGTGATACAGCCTAACGGCTGGGCCCTTGCTTTTCATCCCGATCTGATCAGAGGAACAAATTTGGGAAAGACGATGAGAGACTACCATTTTTTCTCTTATGATATTCGGGAGGCATTACATGTTTCTACCAGGGAAAAGCAAATTTTACTAGATTGTTTCGGGAAAATAAGAGATGAACTTGCCCATCCTACAGACAAACATAGCCGTAAGCTGATCGTGAGCAATATTGAATTGCTGCTAAACTATTGTGAACGTTTCTATGACCGGCAATTCATCAGCAGAGCGTATGTTAATAAAGATGTTTTAAATAAGTTCGAGGAGTTAATCGACAATTATTTTATCACAGATCAGCGATTAGCGGGCTTTCCAACTGTTGCTTACTGTGCTGAACAACTTCACTTATCTCCCAAATACTTTGGTGATCTCATTAAAAAAGAAACAGGACAGTCTGCGCAGGAATACATACAAAATAAAGTAATAGCTATTGCTAAAGAAAGGATATTTGATACCAGCAAATCTATAAAGGAAATTGCTTATGAAATGGGCTTTAAATATCCTCAGCATTTCACCCGTATGTTTAAGCAGCATGCAGGACAATCACCACAAGATTTTAGATCATTAAATTAA
- a CDS encoding sigma-54-dependent transcriptional regulator: MQQSVLIIDDEKKICSLLARIIELEGFTVYQANTGKEGLKVLANQEVHVVISDVKLPDVNGVELVKQIKEIKPYAEVINLTAFGTIQDGVKAMRNGAFDYITKGDDNDKIIPLVYKAMDKAKLQYRVFELESKIQKQYDFNSILGQSKTILAAVDLARRVAPTDTTVLLLGETGTGKEVFAQAIHFESQRKIKPFVALNCSGFNPDLLESELFGYKQGAFTGAQKDKKGLLQEANEGTLFLDEIGEMNLDLQAKLLRVLENQTFIKVGDTQTTKVNVRIIAATNRDLKTEAEEGRFRLDLFYRLSVFSIELPSLNERKGDVLLIAKYYLKQFAAKVNRPDFTMDEQFSENLLNHVWKGNIRELKNVIERVVILSDGQNLSASLLPYEFHHGAAEGDGMKMETVEKMHIIKVLKYTGNNKTETSRLLGIGLTTLYRKLEEYHIS, translated from the coding sequence ATGCAGCAAAGTGTCCTGATTATTGATGATGAAAAAAAGATATGTAGTCTTTTAGCAAGAATTATAGAATTAGAAGGATTTACAGTGTATCAGGCCAATACAGGGAAAGAAGGACTTAAGGTGCTGGCTAATCAGGAAGTCCATGTAGTGATCAGTGATGTGAAACTACCGGATGTAAATGGCGTAGAGCTGGTTAAACAAATTAAAGAGATAAAACCCTATGCAGAAGTTATCAATCTGACTGCTTTCGGAACCATTCAGGATGGTGTAAAAGCTATGCGTAACGGTGCATTTGATTACATCACTAAAGGAGATGATAATGATAAGATCATTCCATTAGTCTATAAAGCGATGGATAAGGCCAAACTCCAATACAGAGTCTTTGAGCTGGAATCTAAAATACAAAAGCAATACGATTTCAATTCTATACTTGGACAGTCCAAAACTATTTTAGCAGCGGTAGACCTGGCCCGCAGGGTTGCACCAACAGATACTACTGTACTACTGCTTGGAGAAACAGGTACAGGTAAAGAAGTTTTTGCACAAGCTATTCATTTCGAAAGCCAGCGGAAAATAAAACCCTTTGTCGCTTTAAACTGTAGCGGTTTTAATCCGGATTTACTGGAAAGTGAATTGTTTGGTTATAAACAAGGTGCCTTTACAGGAGCGCAGAAAGATAAAAAAGGCTTATTGCAAGAAGCGAATGAAGGCACACTCTTTCTGGACGAAATAGGGGAAATGAACCTCGATTTACAAGCTAAACTTTTAAGGGTACTGGAAAATCAGACTTTTATCAAAGTAGGGGATACACAAACCACTAAAGTAAATGTCCGGATTATTGCTGCAACCAACAGGGATCTGAAAACCGAAGCAGAAGAAGGTCGTTTCAGATTAGATCTCTTCTACAGGTTGTCAGTTTTCTCAATAGAACTTCCTTCTTTAAATGAAAGAAAAGGAGATGTACTGCTGATTGCTAAATACTACCTGAAGCAGTTTGCTGCGAAAGTAAACAGGCCGGATTTTACGATGGATGAACAGTTTAGCGAAAACTTACTCAACCACGTTTGGAAAGGTAATATCAGAGAATTAAAGAATGTGATTGAAAGAGTAGTCATTCTATCTGACGGTCAGAATTTGAGTGCCAGCTTGCTTCCTTACGAATTTCACCACGGTGCTGCCGAAGGTGATGGTATGAAAATGGAAACTGTAGAAAAGATGCATATCATTAAAGTATTAAAGTATACGGGGAATAATAAAACTGAGACCTCACGTTTACTTGGAATAGGATTAACCACACTTTACCGTAAACTGGAAGAATACCATATCTCATAA